Proteins co-encoded in one Acipenser ruthenus unplaced genomic scaffold, fAciRut3.2 maternal haplotype, whole genome shotgun sequence genomic window:
- the LOC117409993 gene encoding zinc finger protein 721-like, with protein sequence MEAVRIKEEDEKPGSGSGSGSENTAGDVAELGFVHVVEDPDEASESNASEASGETAGRESGLPSSSETSGPGPVPTDHVCPDCGKSFPHLGTFRRHLRGHSGEKPFPCPECGKTFCQRGSLREHLRTHTGEKPYRCPECDVGFSQAQTLKNHRRTHTGEKPYRCGDCGKDFSQLGNYKQHRQIHSEEDKIYHCGECRRTFRSYGSLEAHGRVHSAAGKPFRCSQCGNGFARLVTLKQHLQIHSGEKPYHCVECGKNFGQSGHLRRHQRTHSGEKPFFCPECGKRFSQSGSLREHERVHTGEQPYQCARCDKRFSQLGNLKEHQRVHTGDKPYQCIDCGKSFSQFGNLKEHRRLHTGEKPFRCGVCLKGFSYHSQLKGHKCCCGDGTGSSMEPIHIKEEALDPQPVTASEEISSPVKPEEIITVIIKSEGEEDDDEEEEEEEDTETQSSTANLLPENLSRGYRCTECGKSFNHAGHLRRHWRIHTGEKPYVCPDCGKSFTQAGHLKKHRRVHSGETPYSCPDCDKTFKHSDGLKQHRVSHTGEKPYSCPECRKSFSRSELLKNHRRVHTGEKPYRCSDCGKSFGDLWNCKKHRLIHTGEKPYRCAQCGKSFSQRGTLKRHGRIHTGEKPYRCAHCDKSFTFDNQLKNHKCQTRKKLYLQSGVELSERLALCLCKERRNGLKMEPVLIKEEDETEPLPVTEPSEPVRIREELPKTVVCIKPEEIETVIIKEEVLEEDELDHWERPASHALQTPTLPVISDPVKDAKPASRASHRCSDCGRTFNHTGNFKRHQRIHTGETPYRCSDCGKSFRQSIHLKEHVRIHTGERPYGCRTCGKSFAQLATRKEHERLHTGEKPYQCGDCGKSFRQMGNLRTHRRTHDAAAAKPYPCSGCRKTFSQLASLREHQLTHSSENPNPEGPAVSGGAGQQLTLADQKPFPCGDCPKVFANVRNLQRHRRIHTGERPYGCPDCSKTFRHLNGLKKHRRIHTGEKPYPCPDCERRFSQAEQLKEHLRIHTGEKPYTCSCCGANFRHLGNFRKHERLHTGPPVSCQDCGKTFRHPDSLRKHHQLHTGLRKPYPCADCGKVFGQLGNLKQHQRSHTGEKPYLCPECGKRFAQLGSCREHQRLHSGEKPHTCAECGKSFRKLNALKAHRRVHTGEKPFSCEECGKSFSQLGPLKTHQRLHTGEKPFSCEECGKSFSQLGPLKTHQRLHTGEKPFSCEECGKSFSQAGPLKLHQRLHTGEKPFL encoded by the exons ATGGAAGCCGTCCGCATTAAGGAAGAGGATGAGAAACCGGGATCGGGATCTGGATCGGGGTCGGAAAACACGGCCGGCGACGTGGCGGAACTCGGGTTCGTCCACGTTGTGGAGGATCCCGACGAAGCCTCCGAATCGAACGCGTCCGAAGCCTCGGGAGAGACAGCCGGGCGGGAATCGGGTCTCCCCTCGTCTTCCGAAACGAGCGGGCCGGGCCCCGTCCCCACCGATCATGTCTGTCCCGACTGCGGAAAATCCTTCCCTCACTTGGGGACGTTTCGTCGACACCTGCGAGGCCACTCGGGAGAAAAACCCTTCCCGTGCCCCGAGTGTGGGAAGACCTTCTGCCAGCGAGGCAGCCTGAGAGAACACCTCCGCACCCACACCGGTGAAAAACCCTACCGCTGCCCGGAATGCGACGTCGGCTTCAGCCAAGCCCAGACTCTGAAGAACCACCGGCGGACTCACACCGGAGAAAAACCTTACCGCTGCGGCGACTGCGGGAAAGATTTCAGCCAGCTGGGCAACTACAAGCAACACCGCCAGATCCACTCGGAGGAGGACAAAATCTACCACTGCGGGGAGTGCCGGAGAACCTTCCGCAGCTACGGCAGCCTGGAGGCCCACGGGCGGGTCCACAGCGCCGCCGGGAAGCCTTTTCGGTGCAGCCAGTGCGGCAACGGCTTTGCCAGACTGGTGACCCTAAAACAGCACCTGCAGATCCACTCCGGGGAGAAGCCCTACCACTGCGTGGAATGCGGGAAAAACTTCGGTCAGTCGGGGCACCTCCGGAGGCACCAGCGCACACACTCCGGGGAGAAGCCTTTTTTTTGCCCGGAGTgcgggaagagattcagccagtcCGGGAGCCTGAGGGAGCACGAGAGGGTTCACACCGGGGAGCAGCCGTACCAGTGCGCCCGCTGCGACAAGCGCTTCAGCCAGCTGGGGAACCTGAAGGAGCACCAGAGGGTCCACACGGGGGATAAGCCGTACCAGTGCATCgactgcgggaagagtttcaGCCAGTTCGGGAATCTCAAGGAGCACAGGCGGCTGCACACCGGAGAGAAGCCGTTCCGCTGCGGCGTCTGCCTGAAAGGGTTCTCCTACCACAGCCAGCTCAAGGGCCACAAGTGCTGCTGCGGGGAT GGAACGG GATCAAGCATGGAGCCAATTCACATCAAAGAAGAGGCTCTTGATCCACAACCTGTAACTGCTTCAGAAGAGATCTCTTCACCAGTTAAACCAGAAGAGATCATAACTGTCATCATTAAAAGCGAGGGAGAAGAAGATGATgacgaggaggaagaggaagaggaagacacAGAAACTCAATCCTCAACCGCCAACCTCCTCCCGGAAAATTTGTCCCGGGGTTACCGCTGCACCGAATGTGGGAAAAGTTTCAATCACGCAGGCCACCTCCGCCGACACTGGAGAATCCACACGGGAGAGAAGCCGTACGTCTGCCCAgactgcgggaagagtttcaCCCAAGCGGGGCACTTGAAAAAACACAGGCGGGTCCACAGCGGAGAGACACCGTACAGCTGCCCCGACTGCGACAAAACCTTCAAGCACTCGGACGGGCTCAAGCAACACCGCGTCTCCCACACCGGGGAGAAACCTTACAGCTGCCCGGAGTGCCGGAAAAGCTTCAGCCGCTCGGAGCTGCTTAAAAACCACAGGCGggttcacacgggagagaagccGTACCGCTGCtccgactgtgggaagagcttcggGGATTTGTGGAATTGCAAGAAGCACCGGCtcattcacacgggagagaagccCTACCGCTGTGCCCAGTGTGGGAAAAGCTTCAGCCAGAGAGGCACCCTGAAGAGGCACGgccgcattcacacaggagagaagccgtacCGCTGTGCCCACTGCGACAAGAGCTTTACTTTCGATAACCAATTGAAGAATCATAAATGCCAGACGCGCAAAAAGCTCT ATTTGCAGTCTGGGGTTGAACTCTCAGAAAGGCTTGCGCTCTGCCTTTGCAAAGAGAGAAGAAACGGGCTTAAGATGGAGCCCGTACTCATCAAAGAAGAAGACGAAACAGAACCTCTCCCCGTTACAGAACCCTCCGAACCTGTCCGGATACGAGAGGAGCTCCCCAAGACTGTCGTCTGCATCAAACCGGAAGAGATTGAAACCGTGATAATAAAAGAGGAAGTCCTGGAAGAGGACGAACTCGATCACTGGGAACGGCCCGCTTCGCACGCTCTTCAAACGCCAACGCTGCCGGTGATTTCGGACCCGGTGAAGGACGCCAAACCCGCCTCTCGGGCCTCGCACCGGTGCTCCGACTGCGGCCGGACTTTCAACCACACGGGGAATTTTAAGaggcaccagcgaattcacaccgGAGAGACGCCGTACCGCTGCTCCGACTGCGGGAAGAGTTTCCGCCAGTCGATACACCTGAAGGAACACGTgcggattcacacaggagagCGTCCCTACGGCTGCCGGACTTGTGGGAAGAGCTTCGCCCAGCTGGCCACGCGAAAGGAACACGAGCGTcttcacacgggagagaagccGTACCAGTGCGGCGACTGCGGGAAGAGTTTCCGGCAGATGGGGAACCTCAGGACGCACAGGAGGACTCACGACGCCGCGGCCGCCAAACCCTATCCCTGCTCCGGATGTCGGAAAACCTTCTCCCAGTTGGCCAGCCTCCGAGAGCACCAGCTGACTCACTCCTCCGAAAACCCCAACCCCGAAGGCCCAGCAGTCTCAGGCGGGGCAGGTCAACAGCTAACCCTCGCAGATCAGAAGCCCTTCCCTTGCGGCGACTGTCCCAAAGTCTTCGCGAACGTCCGAAACCTCCAGAGACACCGGCGGATTCACACCGGGGAGCGGCCCTACGGCTGCCCGGATTGCTCCAAGACTTTCCGGCACTTGAACGGGCTGAAGAAGCACCGGCGAATTCACACGGGCGAAAAACCCTACCCCTGCCCGGACTGCGAGAGACGGTTCAGCCAGGCAGAGCAGCTCAAGGAACACCTccgaattcacacgggagagaaaccttACACCTGCTCCTGCTGCGGGGCCAACTTCCGCCACTTGGGAAACTTCCGGAAGCACGAGCGTCTCCACACGGGACCCCCGGTCTCCTGCCAGGACTGCGGGAAAACGTTCCGCCACCCGGACAGCCTCAGGAAGCACCACCAGCTTCACACGGGGCTCCGCAAGCCCTACCCTTGCGCGGACTGCGGGAAGGTTTTCGGGCAGCTGGGGAACTTGAAGCAGCACCAGAGGAGCCACACTGGGGAGAAGCCCTACCTGTGCCCCGAGTGCGGGAAGCGATTCGCACAGCTGGGTTCGTGCAGGGAGCACCAGAGGCTGCACTCCGGGGAAAAGCCGCACACGTGCGCGGAATGCGGGAAAAGCTTCCGGAAGCTGAACGCGCTGAAGGCGCACCGGCGCGTGCACACGGGAGAGAAGCCGTTCAGCTGTGAGgagtgtgggaagagcttcagccAGCTGGGGCCGCTCAAAACGCACCAGCGcctccacacaggagagaagccgttcAGCTGTGAGgagtgtgggaagagcttcagccAGCTGGGGCCGCTCAAAACGCACCAGCGCCTCCACACGGGTGAGAAGCCGTTCAGCTGTGAGGAGTGTGGGAAGAGCTTCTCCCAGGCTGGGCCTCTGAAATTACACCAGCGcctccacacaggagagaagcctttCCTTTGA
- the LOC117409978 gene encoding zinc finger protein 572-like, with product MEPIHIKEEALDPQPVTASEEISSPVKPEEIITVIIKSEGEEDDDEEEEEEEDTETQSSTANLLPENLSRGYRCTECGKSFNHAGHLRRHWRIHTGEKPYVCPDCGKSFTQAGHLKKHRRVHSGETPYSCPDCDKTFKHSDGLKQHRVSHTGEKPYSCPECRKSFSRSELLKNHRRVHTGEKPYRCSDCGKSFGDLWNCKKHRLIHTGEKPYRCAQCGKSFSQRGTLKRHGRIHTGEKPYRCAHCDKSFTFDNQLKNHKCQTRKKLCGENPVGTEGEI from the coding sequence ATGGAGCCAATTCACATCAAAGAAGAGGCTCTTGATCCACAACCTGTAACTGCTTCAGAAGAGATCTCTTCACCAGTTAAACCAGAAGAGATCATAACTGTCATCATTAAAAGCGAGGGAGAAGAAGATGATgacgaggaggaagaggaagaggaagacacAGAAACTCAATCCTCAACCGCCAACCTCCTCCCGGAAAATTTGTCCCGGGGTTACCGCTGCACCGAATGTGGGAAAAGTTTCAATCACGCAGGCCACCTCCGCCGACACTGGAGAATCCACACGGGAGAGAAGCCGTACGTCTGCCCAgactgcgggaagagtttcaCCCAAGCGGGGCACTTGAAAAAACACAGGCGGGTCCACAGCGGAGAGACACCGTACAGCTGCCCCGACTGCGACAAAACCTTCAAGCACTCGGACGGGCTCAAGCAACACCGCGTCTCCCACACCGGGGAGAAACCTTACAGCTGCCCGGAGTGCCGGAAAAGCTTCAGCCGCTCGGAGCTGCTTAAAAACCACAGGCGggttcacacgggagagaagccGTACCGCTGCtccgactgtgggaagagcttcggGGATTTGTGGAATTGCAAGAAGCACCGGCtcattcacacgggagagaagccCTACCGCTGTGCCCAGTGTGGGAAAAGCTTCAGCCAGAGAGGCACCCTGAAGAGGCACGgccgcattcacacaggagagaagccgtacCGCTGTGCCCACTGCGACAAGAGCTTTACTTTCGATAACCAATTGAAGAATCATAAATGCCAGACGCGCAAAAAGCTCTGTGGAGAGAACCCAGTCGGGACTGAGGGGGAAATCTAG